The sequence TAGAACCTGGGGCGAGGCATCCGCGGCGGGCGCTCTCGCGTATGAACTCGTCGCAGAACTGGCGCGCCAGGCGGTCAGCGGAAGCCAGCCGAGTCGTTCCAGTCCGGCACCGGAATGAAGCGCAGGCCCTCTGGCGGAGGAATGAGGCTCATCACCTGGTCCACCACGGTACGGTGGAAGAGGTACACGGACGTCGACTCCGCGAGTACGAAGACGAGCCGCTGCTCCAGGGAGACTTTCGACAGCACTTCCTCGTCCAGGACAAGCGAGTCCACGCTCAGTAGGAGGAGGCCACTAGGGGATTGGGTGAACACCGACTTGCGCCGGTCCAGACATGCCAGTCTGTTGTAGACGTGCACCAGCCAGTACCGCAGGACGGTTTCCCTCACCGGCACATCCGCCGGGATGAGTTGAAATCCGGGCAGCTCGAGCTTCGCCAGCACCTGCATGAGGCGCTGCGACACCACCGGCGCCGGCAGGCTGTGGTGGTCCACCATGACGGGTGCAGAGGGCACCGGTTCCGCGAGGCGAAGACGAATCGGCTCGGGCACGCTCACCGGCCTGCCCTTGCGGAACATGCTCGCGCTCTGGTTCCACCCCAACAGCGGGTGAACGTTGGAAGCGGCCCGCTCGATGACGAAGTAGTCGCGCTGCATGGCTACTCCCCAACCGCCAGCGCGCGCCGCACGAGAGGCTTCCTGCTGACGCCGTGTACCGCCCCGTGACGGCGTCGCTGAGGACACGTGCGCTGAGGCTTGTCAGTGATGCTGCGAACACCCGAGCACCCGGCGCCGCCATCGCGGTAGTCGAGCCCATCGCTGCTCAGCGTCCACGTGAAGCTGGCTACCTTCACCAGAATGAACGCACTCAGCGCATCCAACTCGCTCACCAACGCCTCAGGCTTGGAGCAGAAGGCGCCCGATTCAATCAAATCCGCCACCTCCGCGAGCCTGGCGGACACAGCCTTCGGGTAGGCCAGATGGACATCGTGGGCCCAGCCCGCAGCATGATTGCCGCGGTGAAGGGGTACACGTAGCTCGCAGGCGACATCCATCCTCGACGGCAGGATGATGCCGTTCAACCGGCGGTTGATGTCGTAGCAGAACTGCCGGCAGTACCTCGCCCAGTCCTCGTCAGCCATGGCCTCCGAGCAGATGAGATGATGCGCCGCAATGGACCAGCGCCCTGTGTACCAGGGGTGACTCTCCGGCTCCTTGCCTTGAAGAATGGCCTCGCTCAGAAATATTGAGTTTCCCAGATGGCATCCCCATTCCCGCGCGAACGAGTGCTCTGGCTTCCCACAGTACTGGCACGGCGGCAGTTTCATGGGCTTGGGCCCATCGCCAGGTTGGGATTGCAGGAACATGACGCGACGGCCACGAATGATGACGGGCATTGGGAAAGCAGACGCCCACGCCCGCAGCACCAAGAACTGTCCCACAGGGTGGACAGAGTTAGGCATTCAGGACAGTTCAGCCTTGCACCGTTGCCAAACCCGATGCAGCCCGTGAACCTCGTGGCCTTCACGGGAGACTTGGCATGCTCCGGCTGTCCGGTGGAGCACGGGGGGAGTAGCGCACTTCCTCGACGAGGTGCGCTTCCGCCTCGAGTGCCACCCACTTTTGACCGTTACGCGCGCATCAGTCGCGCAGCAGCGGCTGGCCCGCCAGCACGTGCTCGCACAGGCTCAGTGGGAAATTTCGGCGCGGGTCGAGCGTGGGGGCGAGCCGCGCTGTGAGGGCATCGCCTTCAATCGGGTCGGGCGTCGAGGCCGGGAGGTAGATTGCGCCACGATGACTGGGGCGCAACCACGCGCCGATCCGCGTCTCGCCGTGGACGACCAGATGGGTCGCGTCCGTGCCGGACGTGACGAGGTTGCCGGTCAGCTCGAGGTCGCCCTCGATGAACACCTGGGCGTCGTAGCTGAGCACAAGATCTCGTGCTCTCAGCGAGCCCTTGATCCACAGCGGCACATAGATGTCGAGGTCACGAATCACCAGCGGGCCGTCGACAATCAGATCGCCTTCGACGACGCACACCATCGGGGCTTCATTGCTGACGTAGGCCGGCCCGCTCAGCTTGAGCGTGCCGTCGTGGACCATGAAGTCGACCTCGAGGCCGCCGAACAGGTCCTCGTAGTTGACCGAATCGTCACTGACCTCGAGCAGATTGTAGCGCTCGAAGCCGAGCTCGCGTGACAGGGGCTGAAACCGCGCGCCGGGCAGAGAGGTGTAGGGCTGGGGCTCGAGAACCATGCGGCGTGATAACGCATCGTCCACGCACTGGCCAGAGAGCGCACTTCTCAGCGCCGTGCCTCCCGGGTGAGCCATTCCTGGAGCTCGTCCTCGAGTCGAGCGAGACGGACGCTGACCCACTGCCGGAAGTCCGCGGACGCGTCGTAGAGCGCATCGGGCTCATCATGGAAGCGCATGAACACGGGGGCCTCACCGGAGGCGTCTCGCTGCGAGCAGAGGGCGAAGACCGCCTCTCCATTCCTGTCGTCGGAAACATGCAGCAGTCGCCGGGGCACATTCGGGTCGAGCGTCACGCCGGACTGTTTCACGGCATGAACGAAGCGCTCGGAGGTCAGAGCAACATCCGCGTCGAGCGAAGCGCTCGCGGCCACCAGACGCGTCACGGGCGTCGTGGTGTCATTCCATGGGCCGAGAAAGGAGACCGAGCCTACTTCGAGGAGGAAGGCCGCGAATGAAGGAGGAAGCGCGAAGCCCAGCGCACGCTCGGCGGCGCTCACCTCCGAGGAAGTCGCCGGTGCTCCCTCGATGGATACGGCCAGTGTCCGCCCGTCCGGCACGTGCGCCGCGAAGCCTGGCTCACGCCGGAGCAAGTCGGCGAACCACGCGTTGATGGAGGCAATCTGCTCCCGGTAGCTCCCCGCGCCTACGACGGCGGGCCCCCGGAGGCCCAGCGATGCGCGGTAGGCGTCCTGGTCACGCGCCTGCTTCTCGGCCTCGACACGCTCTGCCTGTTCCTTCGTCGCAAGGCCCGCCTTCTGGAAGGCCGCTGCAAGACCTCCGAGTGCCGGCGGCTTCTGCTTTCCACCCATGACGCGCTCCCGCGAGAGGTCCAGATTCTGCCCCAAGGATGTTGTAGCTGGGTTGCGCTACGCGAGCCGAGGTCTTGTTCACCTGCTCCTCGTTGAAGCGGGCCGACCGCGTCCGGGAGCTTGCGTGGGGCGGGAACAGAGAACAACCTTACAGGGCGGCCATTGACGCGCCACCCTGGGACGTCAGACTCGCTTGCTATGCCCTCCCCATGGAACTGGACATGGGCGGCGTGGAGTATGGGGCAGTCATGGAACGGAAACCGGCTACGTATGCAGACCTGGAGGCGCTCCCAGAGAATGTGGTCGGGGAGCTGATCGGCGGCGTGCTGCATGCCAGCCCTCGCCCAACCGGGCCGCACATGGTTGTCGCATCCCGGCTGGAAATCGAGCTGGGTGGTCCGTTCGACCGAGCGAGGAATGGGCCCGGAGGATGGATTCTCCTCTTCGAGGTGGAACTGCACCTCGGGGGGGACGTGCTCGTCCCGGACATGGTCGGCTGGCGTCGGGAACGAATGCCAAAACCACCGAGAACCGCTGTCTATACCCTCTCGCCGGACTGGGCCTGCGAGGTGCTCTCTCCTTCCACCAAGGCACTGGACCGCAAGGTGAAGCTTCCCGTGTATGCGCGCGAAGGCGTGCGCCACATCTGGCTGATGGACCCGGAGGCGCGCATGCTGGAGGTCTTCCGCCTGGAGGGCGCGGGCTACTCGCTCGTCTCCACCCACTCCGGCGCGGCCCTCGTCCGCGCCGAGCCCTTCGAGGCCGCCGAGCTGGAGCTCGCGTACCTCTGGGGCGATATGTGACGGGTGGGCGACATCCCACCCCGTCCTTGAAGGGCAGGTTGACGGCAGGCCCCGCCCGCCGTTACTTTGGACACTCCTCCGTTAACTTGGACGCCCAGGTGACGCACTCCACCCCGACCGCCGCGCTGTTCCGCTGCCGCTGCTGTCGGTCGTGTGCCTGTTGTGCCCTGTCGGGCCTGGGTTGTTGACGCGCGCACTGGACTCCTGAGTCCCCGCGCTGTCTCCCCGGCCCGGCCTCCTCTCGAAGGAGCCGGGCCTTTCTCTTTCCGCCTCCCGCTCTCACTCCGCAGCCCCCGCGCCTCATGCCCTCGTCTGCCTCCATCGCTCCGAAGTCCCTCGCGCTGAGCTCCGCGCGCGGAGCGTCGTGGGCCCAGGGCATGTGCTGTGCGTGCTGTCTGGCGTGTGCGTGTCCCGTGTGTCCGCCCCCCGGCGGGTGCCGAGCAGCGAGGAGTGGCTAGCAGTCCCCCTTCTCGAACTTCCCTGCTCGCGCGGCCCGCCCTCCCAAGGGGCGGGCCGTTTTCGTTTCCACTCTCGGAGCCCTCCATGTCGTCCCCGTTGTCCGCCACCACCCTCGCCGCTTCCTCCCCGTCCGCGCTGCTCGACGAGGCACGTGCCCTCGCGAACGCGCCCGTGGAGGAGGTCTTCACCTGGGTGGAGCGACGGCTCGGCGCACGCGCGGCCATCGCCTCCAGCTTCGGCGTGGAGGACATGGTCCTCATCGACCTGGCGCGGAAGCACGCGCCCAGCCTCCGTGTCTTCACCCTCGACACCGGCCGCCTGCCGCCGGAGACGTACGAGCTCATCGAAGTCGTCCGCAACCGCTACGGCCTCGCCGTGGAGACCTTCTTCCCCGAGCGCGCCCGCGTGGAGACGCTCGAGTCCACGAAGGGCTACTTCTCCTTCCGCAAGAGCCTGGAGGCTCGCAAGGAGTGCTGCGCCATCCGCAAGGTGGAGCCCCTGCGCCGCGCGCTCGCCGGGCGCGAAGCCTGGATGACGGGCCTGCGCCGCGAGCAGTCCGTCACCCGCACCGCCATCGAGTTCGTCGAGGCGGACGCCGAGCACGGCGGGCTCCTCAAGCTCAACCCGCTGGCCACGTGGACCCGCCAGGACGTCTGGGCCTACGTGAAGGAACACGCCGTCCCCTACAACTCGCTCCATGACCGGGGCTACCCGTCCATCGGCTGCGCGCCCTGCACCCGCGCGGTGAAGCCATACGAGGACGAGCGCGCCGGCCGCTGGTGGTGGGAGGCCCGCGAGCACAGCGAGTGCGGCCTGCACCCGGTCCGCTGAATCGAGCGCGCCATGAGCACACCCATCGACTACCCCGTCTGCCTCCGGCTGGAGGGACGCCGCGTCCTCCTCGTGGGAGGCGGCACCATCGCCGAGGGCCGTGCCCTCGCGGTGCTCGAAGCCGGCGCCCGGCTGCGCGTCGTGTCCCCCGAGGCCACCACCACGTTGCGCACCCTCGCCACGCAAGGGCGCCTCGAATGGCTCGCCCGGCCCTATGTCCCCGGCGACGTGCGCGGCCATGACCTGGTGCTCGCCGCCACCGACGACGCGAGCGTGGGCCCGCTGGTGGCGAAGGAGGCACGGGCGCTCGGTGTCTGGGTGAACACGGCGGACGTGCCGGAGCTGTGCGACTTCACGCTGCCCTCCGTCGGACGCCGGGGCCCCATCACCCTCGCCATCTCCACCGCCGGCCACGCGCCCGCGGTTGCGCGCCGGCTGCGACGCGAGCTGACCGCGCGCGTGGCCCCGCATCACGTGTGGCTCGCGCGGCTCAGCGGATGGCTGCGCCGCCGGCTTCCCGCGGGCGTGGAGCGTCAGCGGCTCTTGAAGAGCCTGGTGGAGGGAGACATCGGCGCGCTGCTGGAACGCGGCGAGCGCAAGGCCGCGGGAGCCCGGCTCCGCGCGGCGCTGAAGACCTTGAAGTCATCGGGAGAGACGACATGAGAGAGCAGGTCCAGGGACGCGTGTACCTGGTGGGAGCCGGCCCGGGAGACCCCGAGCTGCTCACGCTGCGCGCGGCCCGGTTGCTGAGAGAAGCAGACACCGTGGTGCACGACAGGCTCGTGCACCCCGCCGTGCTGGAGCACGCGCGCCCCCACGCCCGACTCATCTACGTGGGCAAGGAGGGCGGCGGCGAGTCCGTGCGGCAGGAGGACATCCACACCGTGCTCATCACGCAAGCCCGCCTGGGCCGCCGCGTGGTGCGCCTCAAGGGCGGAGACCCGTTCGTCTTCGGCCGTGGCGCCGAGGAGGCGCTCGCGCTGGAGGCGGCGGGCATTCCGTACGAGGTGGTGCCCGGCCTGTCCGCCGGAATCGCCGCGCCGGCCTCGGCCGCCATCCCCGTCACCCAACGTGACGTGTCCGGCGAGGTGACGTTCGCCACCGCGCACCGCGCGGGCGGAGCACCGGACTGGGCCTTCCTCGCGAGGGCGAAGACGCTGGTGCTCTTCATGGCGGGAGACCGGTTGGAGCAGACGGTGCGCGCCCTGGTGACGGCGGGCCGCGAGGCCTCGACGCCCGCCGCCGTGGTGGAGGCGGGCACGTGGGAGCACCAGCGGGTGGTGGAGGCCACGCTGGGAAACATCGCCCTGGAGGCGCGCCGGGCCGACATCGGCTCGCCCGCGCTGCTCATCGTGGGCGAGGTGGTGGCGCTGCGCTCCCGGCTGCCGTCACTGGCGGCGCGCGGCTCGACGATGAACGAACACACGGAGTCCCTGAAGGTGGAGGGTGGCCATGAGTGAGAACACGCTGGCGAGGACGACGCACCTGGCGGAACTGGAGGCGGAGAGCATCCACATCATCCGCGAGACGGTGGCGGAGTTCGCCAACCCGGTGATGCTCTACAGCATCGGCAAGGACTCGCAGGTGCTGCTGCACCTGGCGCGCAAGGCCTTCCATCCCGCGCCCCTGCCCTTCCCACTCCTCCACGTGGACACCACCTGGAAGTTCCGGGAAATGTATGCCTTTCGAGACGCCTTTGTCGCGCGGCACGGGCTGAAGCTCCTCGTGCACCAGAACCGCCGCGCGCTGGCCGA comes from Pyxidicoccus parkwaysis and encodes:
- a CDS encoding imm11 family protein, translated to MQRDYFVIERAASNVHPLLGWNQSASMFRKGRPVSVPEPIRLRLAEPVPSAPVMVDHHSLPAPVVSQRLMQVLAKLELPGFQLIPADVPVRETVLRYWLVHVYNRLACLDRRKSVFTQSPSGLLLLSVDSLVLDEEVLSKVSLEQRLVFVLAESTSVYLFHRTVVDQVMSLIPPPEGLRFIPVPDWNDSAGFR
- a CDS encoding AHH domain-containing protein, which codes for MPNSVHPVGQFLVLRAWASAFPMPVIIRGRRVMFLQSQPGDGPKPMKLPPCQYCGKPEHSFAREWGCHLGNSIFLSEAILQGKEPESHPWYTGRWSIAAHHLICSEAMADEDWARYCRQFCYDINRRLNGIILPSRMDVACELRVPLHRGNHAAGWAHDVHLAYPKAVSARLAEVADLIESGAFCSKPEALVSELDALSAFILVKVASFTWTLSSDGLDYRDGGAGCSGVRSITDKPQRTCPQRRRHGAVHGVSRKPLVRRALAVGE
- a CDS encoding SMI1/KNR4 family protein is translated as MGGKQKPPALGGLAAAFQKAGLATKEQAERVEAEKQARDQDAYRASLGLRGPAVVGAGSYREQIASINAWFADLLRREPGFAAHVPDGRTLAVSIEGAPATSSEVSAAERALGFALPPSFAAFLLEVGSVSFLGPWNDTTTPVTRLVAASASLDADVALTSERFVHAVKQSGVTLDPNVPRRLLHVSDDRNGEAVFALCSQRDASGEAPVFMRFHDEPDALYDASADFRQWVSVRLARLEDELQEWLTREARR
- a CDS encoding Uma2 family endonuclease yields the protein MERKPATYADLEALPENVVGELIGGVLHASPRPTGPHMVVASRLEIELGGPFDRARNGPGGWILLFEVELHLGGDVLVPDMVGWRRERMPKPPRTAVYTLSPDWACEVLSPSTKALDRKVKLPVYAREGVRHIWLMDPEARMLEVFRLEGAGYSLVSTHSGAALVRAEPFEAAELELAYLWGDM
- a CDS encoding phosphoadenylyl-sulfate reductase; the protein is MSSPLSATTLAASSPSALLDEARALANAPVEEVFTWVERRLGARAAIASSFGVEDMVLIDLARKHAPSLRVFTLDTGRLPPETYELIEVVRNRYGLAVETFFPERARVETLESTKGYFSFRKSLEARKECCAIRKVEPLRRALAGREAWMTGLRREQSVTRTAIEFVEADAEHGGLLKLNPLATWTRQDVWAYVKEHAVPYNSLHDRGYPSIGCAPCTRAVKPYEDERAGRWWWEAREHSECGLHPVR
- a CDS encoding precorrin-2 dehydrogenase/sirohydrochlorin ferrochelatase family protein, translated to MSTPIDYPVCLRLEGRRVLLVGGGTIAEGRALAVLEAGARLRVVSPEATTTLRTLATQGRLEWLARPYVPGDVRGHDLVLAATDDASVGPLVAKEARALGVWVNTADVPELCDFTLPSVGRRGPITLAISTAGHAPAVARRLRRELTARVAPHHVWLARLSGWLRRRLPAGVERQRLLKSLVEGDIGALLERGERKAAGARLRAALKTLKSSGETT
- the cobA gene encoding uroporphyrinogen-III C-methyltransferase, coding for MREQVQGRVYLVGAGPGDPELLTLRAARLLREADTVVHDRLVHPAVLEHARPHARLIYVGKEGGGESVRQEDIHTVLITQARLGRRVVRLKGGDPFVFGRGAEEALALEAAGIPYEVVPGLSAGIAAPASAAIPVTQRDVSGEVTFATAHRAGGAPDWAFLARAKTLVLFMAGDRLEQTVRALVTAGREASTPAAVVEAGTWEHQRVVEATLGNIALEARRADIGSPALLIVGEVVALRSRLPSLAARGSTMNEHTESLKVEGGHE